The sequence gtaGGCAGCATTGCAATGAGATGAGGAGGCATCCAGCGTAAGTGTTGGAGGCGTGGCTGGTTGTTGGCTCTTGAGCCTAATTTGTTCTCTTGAcccatttctttctcttgataGGTCAGGAGGCAAAAGGTAAAGATTCTTTTGAGGACCCCCTAGCCTTAGAATTAAAGGAGTTACCTAAGCACTTTAGCTATGGATTCTTGGATGAGGAAGAAAAGTTACCTGTGATTATTGCAGCAGATTTGACACATAAGGAGCGAGCAAAGACTCTAGACTCTCTCAAGAGGTATGAGAAGGCCTTTGCCTACAAGATTGTTGATATTCCCGGGATCAACCATAGTTTCTGTTCTCACAAGATTCTTATAGAGGATAGCTATAGACTAGTAGTTCAACCATAGAGGCGGCTTAACCCGAACATGAAGGAGGAAgtgaaaaaggaggtaattaagctCCTTGATGCAAGTTTGATTTATCCTATTTCTGACAGTTCTTAGGTGAGCCCTGTGCAGGTTGTGCcaaagaaaggaggcatgatAGTAATTCGTAATGAGAAGAATGAGCTGATACCCATACGGACGGTCACAGGATTctgagtttgcattgattacagaaggcttaatgatgcaacttagaAGGATCACTTCCCTCTTTCATTCATTGATTAGATTTTAGAAAGATTGGCAAGACATATGTTTTACTGTTTCCTTGATGGTTTTTCAGGATATTTTCAGATTCCAATTGCACCTGAAGACCAAAAGAAGACGACTTTCACTTGTCCCTATGGGACTTTTgcttatagacggatgccTTTTGGTCTATGCAATGCACCGGCTACGTTTCAGCAATGTATGATGGCCAtttttgatgatatgattgaggagttgatggaggtatttatggatgacttttctattttttcataGTTCCTTTTCTTACTGTTTGGCAAATATAGAacgcatgttagctaggtgcattgaggctaacttggtgctgaattgggaaaagtgtcattttatggtgagagagggAATTTTTctagggcataagatttcacatgcaGGGATGGAGGTTgatagagctaaaatagaaacaatatAAATTGCCACCCCACAATTCATCGGTACGTTAAGAGTTTCTTAGGCCATGCTAGGTTCTACATAAggtttattagaaatttctctaagattgctaggcctcttaCTCAATTACTAGTTAAGGATGCACCTTTCGTTTTTTATGATGCatgtttatcttcttttgagCTATTGAAGAAACTATTGACCACATCCCTATTGTAAGCCCTTTGATTAGGAGCGCCCTTTGAACTTATATGCGATGCTAGTGACCTCTGGGATTGGGCTGTACTTGGGCCGAGGTTTGATAAAAttccaacccatttactaTACTAGCAAGACTTTGTGAAGCCCGAGGGCATTACACTACTGAGAGAAGGAGTTATTGGTACATTGTTTATGCCCCGACAANNNNNNNNNNNNNNNNNNNNNNNNNNNNNNNNNNNNNNNNNNNNNNNNNNNNNNNNNNNNNNNNNNNNNNNNNNNNNNNNNNNNNNNNNNNNNNNNNNNNNNNNNNNNNNNNNNNNNNNNNNNNNNNNNNNNNNNNNNNNNNNNNNNNNNNNNNNNNNNNNNNNNNNNNNNNNNNNNNNNNNNNNNNNNNNNNNNNNNNNNNNNNNNNNNNNNNNNNNNNNNNNNNNNNNNNNNNNNNNNNNNNNNNNNNNNNNNNNNNNNNNNNNNNNNNNNNNNNNNNNNNNNNNNNNNNNNNNNNNNNNNNNNNNNNNNNNNNNNNNNNNNNNNNNNNNNNNNNNNNNNNNNNNNNNNNNNNNNNNNNNNNNNNNNNNNNNNNNNNNNNNNNNNNNNNNNNNNNNNNNNNNNNNNNNNNNNNNNNNNNNNNNNNNNNNNNNNNNNNNNNNNNNNNNNNNNNNNNNNNNNNNNNNNNNNNNNNNNNNNNNNNNNNNNNNNNNNNNNNNCGAGGTACAGTTCCGATTCCACCGATGATGCCAGAGTTGTTCGCAGTTCCTTAAAAGGTTGCTAGGTTTGGCACCCAGAGTTGCCACTGAAGGATGTGGGAACACATTTCTGCAACGCTCAATTGGAGAAGGCACTCAGACGTTATGGTGTAACGCATTGGTTTTCTACTCCCTATCACTCACAAACCAGTGAGCAAGTTGAGGTCATTAATAGGGGTTTAAAATGCATTTGTAGAACCGTAAGTATGAAGGATCATTTCAAactagatgatgcattatgggcatttagGACTGCATATAGGACTTCCATAAGTTTTACGCCCTATAGGCTTGTGTATGCGAAGTCTTGTCATTTACCTGTTGAATTAGAATATAGGGCTCTTTGGGCCCTTAAAACTTGCAATTTCGATGTTGATTCTCAAGAGGCGAGAGACATGCCGATGGAATTGAGGAGTAAGGCCAACAGCGATGAAAACTCTTCAATTTACAAGGCCAAGACaaagaaatggcatgatcaaaggCTCAAAGGTTCCAAGGAGTTTCAGATTGGAGATAGAGTATTGCTATATAATTCACGTCTTCGTTTGTTTCCAGGGAAGCTCAGGAGTAGATGGTCGGGGCCATTCGTGGTTAAGCAAGTTTCCTATATGGCACAGTCGAGCTTCATCATCCTGAGAAGGGTGATTTTAAGGTCAATGGACATAGGCTCAAAGTGTATCACGGAAACTCGTTGGAGATTGAGCAGCAGGTTAACATGATCTGTATCTGCAAGGATGATCCATATCGAGTTCAGCTAAATGACtcaagaacaaaaaagaagcGCCCTTGGGAGGCATTCCAATTTTAgctttatatttttcagtttatttttatattatcaatcgtttgcatgcttgatggTATTTAGAACACTTACTTAGTAAATAAACGTAGTTGTATGAATATAGGGTGAGTAAATTAAGTCGGATTTTTGGTAATTGGTGAAGATGAACTTCCGTGTTTGATACatttttacttgaattatagCCTAAATGTGTGCCTATATGTAGGGAGTTTGGCGACTCGAGATGGCGAAGAAAAGCTTGGACTTCACCTATCCACCACGGTTTCTATGGGCATCACGGGTTGGATcccc is a genomic window of Ricinus communis isolate WT05 ecotype wild-type chromosome 2, ASM1957865v1, whole genome shotgun sequence containing:
- the LOC125369264 gene encoding uncharacterized protein LOC125369264; translation: MKDHFKLDDALWAFRTAYRTSISFTPYRLVYAKSCHLPVELEYRALWALKTCNFDVDSQEARDMPMELRSKANSDENSSIYKAKTKKWHDQRLKGSKEFQIGDRVLLYNSRLRLFPGKLRSRWSGPFVVKQVSYMAQSSFIILRRVILRSMDIGSKCITETRWRLSSRLT